Within the Osmerus mordax isolate fOsmMor3 chromosome 6, fOsmMor3.pri, whole genome shotgun sequence genome, the region TCCGTGTCTCTCTGAGTTTGTCTGACATTGACGCTTTCCTAACACCCGGACGCCAGATGACCTGGAAACATTCCTACTACCCACGGGTGGGTAAACAtctacatttactcatttagcagacgctcttatccagagcggcttacagtaagtacagggacattcccccccaggcaagtagggtgacatGGTTGCGTTTTTTTGGTAAGACGACTGCACAGGGATCGGCAACTGCAGAGTCATCCAGGCAGACGTGGCGAAGGGGGTtatcccttgtgctgccttcgggtcacatgacccaaaggttcacaacgaaccattgttgtgtttacccaatacaaaaacaaataaatagcattttctttcaaccttcgcaatgtggggggtctgagacagcccgacggttaaaagaaaattcctcactttgtttttgtatgcggtaaagttgtcgcaatacgatggtgggtcacaatgactgatgggtcagaatgacccgaagataacacacgtGTTAAAGGTTTGAAGGGGTTGAGGAGAGCAGGATAAGGTAGCTGAGCTAACCTCCACAGCATCAGGAAATGTCAACTGTTCTCGTTGGTCAaagatgtacacacaaacacatcaggacttctcatttgtttttgtttatttgcgCTTTCTCCATAGTTCTTGTTGTTTAGGATGGGAaagaagggagaaagacagagggaggaaggaggggtggaggttggttcgtgcaggagaaagagaggggaaaggggtgaaaaagagggagagagagacagaggttcacatcggagggagggagagagaccatttGGAAGAACCATCTTGTAACAACCTTCCAACTACATGCATAGGTATGAGTGGTACACACTGGGATTGCCAGTTACATCTCAAATGAAAACATACTCAATCCTTTCAACTGTATACAAGTGTTTTTACTTCAGGTTCTGTGCCACGCGGTTCCAAAATGATCAAACATTTATACTAAATGTCTGATTGCCTCAAATCCACCTTTGGTCAAGTGTAAGATTTGTTttaaagttgttgttttttaccgGCAGTGATTCTTCCAACGAGAGCAGGCGTGTACATCAACAGacataaagacagacagacacaaatttACAGACCAGgtacaaagagacagaaagaggaggaagagaggaagaaaggcaaAAATACCAGAAGCAGATACAGTGTCATGCCTGCAGACAAGTTGCTTAGGCAACTGAAAAATGGCAGTAGGATGATACAAAAGAagaaatcaactgaaaatcagtCGGTTAACAACATCGGAGGAAAATACATTTGGCTTCTTGTTATTCGtttatttcattcatttatttcttaatcgtcaaaaaaagaaataaaaagccTTTGTTTGGGCAGTACCGTTAGGTGGTTTCGTGTTGGTACTATTTTCAAATAAACCCCCTGCTTAGAAAACACCATCCTGTTATTGTACAATTTATTCTACAAGGCTACTCAAGCAGGTTCACTGTAATCTGCCGCAGACTGCGCTATAGTGTCATGAACCAAACGGTTCAAGAAACCAAAACAACGATACTACCCTCCACTCAAAAGGCCAATTCCTACCTAAAAGAATAAACTTTGTACAAGCTGTCAtggtatctcccccccccccccaaataattcctaaataaataaatgaatatggGTCATGGTGTGAAGGGTTCCAGCTGTGTGCTCAAGCTCCAAATCCAGCGGTTGTGGGAAGCAGCCAAGCGTAACTGACGTGAGAGTCAGCTTCTCTGTCTGAAGCGGCGGTTTTACCGAAGCTGTGCCGCCTACACACCAATGACTCATATTCTTGATTTATACCGGGAGGGGGGGTTTCAACTGTTCCGTAGAAAAATAAACATTGTCCCAACATTGCATAAATTATCAATCACGAAATAAATCATtcaagtcaataaaacattttttttttgatcGTAAAAGTTTGTCACACAATCATCAAAGTGGAAGGAGAAGTTCTCCGACAACAGAAAGATACTCATGACCAGTATGTGTTGTGTACGGTTCCTCTGTGATTCATGCAGACAGTCCAGTTCCTCCAATATCAGGTAGACTACACTACATTGTTAACTAGttcttttctctttcacacacacacacacacacacacacacacacacacacaccctggcttACTCAGCCATCCCACCCCGCATGGGTCTCGTCCTCATCGCCATGACGATGAGCAGGAAGACACTGATCGATCCAGTTCTAGTTCTACTCAGATCTAGTTCTACTCAGATCTAGTTCTACTCGGTTCTGATCCCTGAATGACTTGAATGGTGGACAATCCTCCAAGGAGTTGCTTTGACCCTCCACTGGTGGACTTCACAACCGAAATCCAACATTCCTATACATGCCTCTGGTCACACTATTTACAACGTTGACATTCCCATGTTCGTTATTACTTCTCCACTGTGTGTCATGATGACTCAAACACAGGTTTGACTTGGGAGCTAgatagggaaaaagagagatccCCCAAAAGAATTTGGGATGATGACGAGTAGAAAAATAAAGAACCGACAGTGGAttaagaaggaaagagaaaaggtgCGCATACTCACTATTTACAGGACATCTGTGTGGCAATGTGGCCATAAATCCTTCTGGAGACTCATGTTCTGTCTGTATGCAACTGGTTGGAATTTAtatattgcgtgtgtgtgtgcacatatttttttttttttaatccacatCCAATTTATACAGCTGTCTTTTAGACATTTGAAGGTGTTCTTTGCCTCGTGAAAACTGTCCCATGAGCAGACACCCAAACAAAAATCGGAATCCACAGAACCAGGGCCTTCGTCTAGACCTTCTAGAACATTCCATAGTGTTCTCTTCCTCCAGCCTTGAGTACATACTGGGCTTGTTACAAGAGATGAGGATCCACGTTTTCCAGTGGTGATGTTTTGGTTCTTGGTGATGCAGGGAGCGTTCTCCGAATAGTAACTAGGGGTTTGAACATCACAGTCCAAAGGCATCCTCCGATCTCTTGGATTGCATCAGTGCAAATAGATTCGGTCtacagctctcctctcctctgtccatgTAAGCAGACAGACCCTCTCAGTCTAAACCGCTACAACTGTAGTAGTATGGTTCAGTGCAAAGCCTATACGGTGCTGTATAGTACAGGTACTCCATAGTACTCTGAAGAAAAATACACACAGAAGGACAGAGCAGGACTTAGACTGCAGTACAATCCGTATctgtgcagtgctgtgtgtgcagtgctgtgtgtgcagtgctgtgtgtgcagtgctgtgtgtgcagtgttgtgtgtgcagtgctgtgtgagcagtgctgtgtgtgcagtgctgtgtgtgcagtgctgtgtgagcagtgctgtgtgtgcagtgctgtgtgtgcagtgctgtatgtgcagtgctgtgtgagcagtgctgtgtgtgcagtgctgtaTGTGCAGTGCTTTgtgtgcagtgctgtgtgtgcagtgctgtgtgtgcagtgctgtgctgtgtgtgcagtgctgtgtgtgcagtgttgtgtgtgcagtcaACAGGGAGGTTAGTGCCCGCTTCATGCCTTGGGCATCCGGGTGCCAAAGCATCATAGAGCAGGGGGGTTCACCAAGCAGACTTTATGAGGATTGATCTGATATTTCACACAATTGAGAGATTGCAGGGTCCAGATCGAGATTAAATTGGCCTGTTACAGGATGATCAAATTTGAGGCGCAACCTTAAGTGATTTGGGGGCCTTAGGGGCTATCTGCTTTGTTTGGCAGACTATATGCTGTGGTGCCAGAGTGTCAAAGAACCAAGAGTAAACTACACTTGGTGGATGTTGCTGTTCTTTAAAGGTATGGGGATGTAAATATGATGATGTCATTCTGAATGTGTATAATCTTGACTGTaaacagagtagctctctccgaCAAGAGacaaaattgaaaaaaaaaatgttttccttCCTATATGTTTATCATACACTTATACATACATTTTTGtgacctgttttttttttctttattagaaaaattattgttaTCACTATAATGTTTTTACTATGGATTTTTATAATCATTGTAAGACGACGACATAGTCACATCTGTCTTTGaaaaagcatgcatgtttatTTCCCCTACTCGTTGTTTCCCATGTCGTTTTATCTCCCTAATGCATCGTCATTTGGTGCTTGTCTTTCTTCATCTCCACATCCCTTCTTTCTTCTGTCggtcctcccttcatcccctaaTCCATCTCACGGGGGACGTAAGGCTCCAAAAGAAAAGAATATTCTCTGTCGCGCCAACagttgtctctgtgtgagtcagctccctcatcccccaCTGTCTCTCAGCAGTATTAAGAGGTCATTACCTGACCCAAACAAATTACGTGTTCGATACCTGAAAAGGAACAGATTAATTGATAAATATTTGATTATTACGCTCAGTCTCTCCTGACTCCAGGGTCAGTCTGTCAGGAGTCTCATAACCCCGCCATCCCTCAGTTGGTTGTCATGGAAGCAgctgacccctcctcctcctctttcttctcctctaacGTCTGAGCGATGGTGGAAGTGACATCAGAGGTCTTCCATTCCGTGATTGGCTCTACTGCTGGTTGCCCTGGACTACTGCCTCCAGTAGCGGGGGAATCGTCTCCTCGTGTGGGTGGGGTCAGCGTCATGGACTCCGGCTCCATGCACAgtgtcacttcctcttcctgtgaaGAACAGGAAGGGCTTACTCTGGTGGCACTTTGAGCTCACAAAGTCCCACAACATTTTAACGTCGCCACAAAACCGAGCATCATGAAAAATCTaacgtaaaaataaaaaaaacgtgtAGCAGTTGCTTTCAACAAAATGAAACGCGTCAACCTCATGTTTTGACCTATAGATGTCATGTATGACCTCTACAACGGAATGATCTTAAATGACCTCTGTTCCTTCACGTGACCTCACCTTGATGTCATCCTCCTGTTGTTCCAGGAGAGGGGAGTGTTCGTTCCCCATCTCCACCGTAGACTGGACCGCTAAGCCGGGCTCCACCACCGCAGACACGCCCAtgaaccctcctccctccatcggaTAGGACTCCATCTGTCCCGCCCCCCAAAGGTCCACCAACGGCGGATGAGTGGGAGGGGCCAGACTGTGGATGGTGCTGTTGGGCGTGGCTTGCAAGGAGTGATTGGCACTGTGCAGCCTGTGCTCTAGGGACTGGAAGGAGAAGGGATTCAGGCATCCGTGAACCCGTATCTAATTCTCACACCCCAACCCTCTCCCAGAGTGCCCGTTTATCTGACCTGTTGCTGCTGGTACTGCAGGAGCTGTTGCTGCTGGTAATGCTGGATCTGCTGCAGCTGTTGCAGCTGTTGCAGctggctgtgctgctgctgctgctgggtcaTGAAGTGGGCGGCCGTGTTCGCCTCGTAGCCTTCCCCGCCCGCCATGGCGTAGGAGCCGGCGGCGGGAGAAGCCACGCCGGAGGGCTCGTTGCTGATTGGCTCCCAGGcgtcggagga harbors:
- the fam131bb gene encoding uncharacterized protein fam131bb isoform X2: MGCIGSRRLTADGVPVQKDGEQHGPSEFSWEGINLSMEDTTSILPRLKRNSNAYGIGALAKSSLTVSRSMKDKVTKPTGMAQGRVAHMIEWQNWGMQTVGAGGVMQPRISTQERENERRLENDAYSDLSDGEKEARFAAGILQQFAISQATLMAWTSMDGESMRSGSNQGSVAHLSEVNQESITSRDQILHHSTADVWPHTYVSQGLYCLSSSDAWEPISNEPSGVASPAAGSYAMAGGEGYEANTAAHFMTQQQQQHSQLQQLQQLQQIQHYQQQQLLQYQQQQSLEHRLHSANHSLQATPNSTIHSLAPPTHPPLVDLWGAGQMESYPMEGGGFMGVSAVVEPGLAVQSTVEMGNEHSPLLEQQEDDIKEEEVTLCMEPESMTLTPPTRGDDSPATGGSSPGQPAVEPITEWKTSDVTSTIAQTLEEKKEEEEGSAASMTTN
- the fam131bb gene encoding uncharacterized protein fam131bb isoform X1, whose protein sequence is MGCIGSRRLTADGVPVQKDGEQHGPSEFSWEGINLSMEDTTSILPRLKRNSNAYGIGALAKSSLTGVSVSRSMKDKVTKPTGMAQGRVAHMIEWQNWGMQTVGAGGVMQPRISTQERENERRLENDAYSDLSDGEKEARFAAGILQQFAISQATLMAWTSMDGESMRSGSNQGSVAHLSEVNQESITSRDQILHHSTADVWPHTYVSQGLYCLSSSDAWEPISNEPSGVASPAAGSYAMAGGEGYEANTAAHFMTQQQQQHSQLQQLQQLQQIQHYQQQQLLQYQQQQSLEHRLHSANHSLQATPNSTIHSLAPPTHPPLVDLWGAGQMESYPMEGGGFMGVSAVVEPGLAVQSTVEMGNEHSPLLEQQEDDIKEEEVTLCMEPESMTLTPPTRGDDSPATGGSSPGQPAVEPITEWKTSDVTSTIAQTLEEKKEEEEGSAASMTTN
- the fam131bb gene encoding uncharacterized protein fam131bb isoform X3, producing MEDTTSILPRLKRNSNAYGIGALAKSSLTGVSVSRSMKDKVTKPTGMAQGRVAHMIEWQNWGMQTVGAGGVMQPRISTQERENERRLENDAYSDLSDGEKEARFAAGILQQFAISQATLMAWTSMDGESMRSGSNQGSVAHLSEVNQESITSRDQILHHSTADVWPHTYVSQGLYCLSSSDAWEPISNEPSGVASPAAGSYAMAGGEGYEANTAAHFMTQQQQQHSQLQQLQQLQQIQHYQQQQLLQYQQQQSLEHRLHSANHSLQATPNSTIHSLAPPTHPPLVDLWGAGQMESYPMEGGGFMGVSAVVEPGLAVQSTVEMGNEHSPLLEQQEDDIKEEEVTLCMEPESMTLTPPTRGDDSPATGGSSPGQPAVEPITEWKTSDVTSTIAQTLEEKKEEEEGSAASMTTN